One window of the Pelobates fuscus isolate aPelFus1 chromosome 12, aPelFus1.pri, whole genome shotgun sequence genome contains the following:
- the PDP2 gene encoding pyruvate dehydrogenase [acetyl-transferring]-phosphatase 2, mitochondrial: MMSRTASGFILSSVKNSFTLVQSERRWYSKCVLTRNSIRFPKYPGKSLTRSSLCYPIYQISKSFSHTSAEEDVNFQVQPNQINYILRANELSHKVPDFDGKNRSTILKFDSNLLASNAPCEDRRSAATCLQTKGQMFGVFDGHAGSACAQSISERLFYYIAVSLMSQETLEEIEFAREHMKPVLPILEWHKHKNDYVYKEVASLYVDHLRVYWQELLQHDNESGMKVADAMSYAFQRLDTDISLAAQVPTEDELVRNLMLQIAFSGSTACISHIDGINLTIANTGDSRAIMGVQDENGNWSTLPLTAEHNAFNNAELQRVKSEHPPSEGETVVTEDRLLGILMPLRAFGDVRFKWSRDLQKSVLDNACGSEPLNIYQYSPSNYHTPPYLTAAPEVTSHKLRPQDKFLIMATDGLWDMLEDQEVVKLVTEHLSEVSLQEPHVSVEKRSLGYMHNLLLKRRARGFHMQDQNVATHLIRHAIGSNEHGELEQEKLVAMLTLPEDLSRMYRDDITVTVIFFNSSAIEAHYKENENR, translated from the coding sequence ATGATGTCAAGAACTGCCTCTGGCTTCATCCTGAGCTCTGTCAAAAACAGCTTTACGTTGGTCCAGAGCGAAAGACGCTGGTATTCAAAATGTGTCCTTACCAGGAACTCAATAAGATTTCCAAAATATCCGGGTAAAAGCCTCACTCGAAGCAGTTTGTGTTACCCAATTTATCAGATATCCAAATCATTCAGTCACACATCAGCTGAAGAAGATGTCAACTTCCAGGTACAGCCAAACCAGATTAATTACATCCTCCGAGCCAACGAGTTGTCCCACAAGGTCCCAGATTTCGATGGAAAGAACCGAAGTACCATCTTAAAATTTGACAGCAACCTGTTGGCGTCTAACGCACCATGTGAGGACCGAAGAAGCGCAGCGACGTGCCTACAGACCAAAGGTCAAATGTTTGGGGTGTTTGATGGACACGCGGGTTCAGCCTGTGCTCAGTCCATAAGCGAACGCTTGTTTTATTACATAGCAGTCTCTCTGATGTCACAAGAAACTTTAGAGGAGATcgaatttgccagagaacacatgAAACCCGTCTTGCCAATCCTAGAATGGCACAAGCATAAAAATGATTATGTGTACAAGGAAGTAGCCTCGCTTTATGTGGATCATCTACGGGTTTACTGGCAAGAATTGCTCCAGCACGATAACGAATCTGGCATGAAGGTTGCCGATGCAATGTCTTATGCTTTTCAGAGACTGGATACCGATATTTCATTGGCAGCCCAGGTGCCAACTGAGGACGAGCTGGTCAGGAACCTCATGTTACAGATTGCATTTTCAGGCTCAACGGCTTGCATATCGCACATCGACGGGATTAACTTGACCATTGCCAACACTGGGGATAGTCGTGCAATCATGGGTGTTCAAGATGAAAATGGGAACTGGTCTACTCTTCCTCTAACTGCCGAGCACAATGCGTTTAATAATGCAGAGCTACAGAGAGTAAAATCTGAACACCCTCCATCTGAAGGCGAGACGGTCGTAACAGAGGACAGACTGCTGGGGATTCTCATGCCCCTTCGAGCATTCGGAGACGTCCGATTTAAATGGAGTCGGGATTTACAGAAAAGTGTTTTGGATAATGCCTGTGGCTCTGAACCTTTAAACATCTATCAGTATTCCCCGTCAAATTATCATACCCCTCCCTATTTAACTGCTGCACCTGAGGTTACTTCTCATAAGCTGAGACCTCAGGATAAATTCCTTATCATGGCCACTGATGGACTCTGGGACATGTTGGAGGACCAGGAAGTGGTGAAGCTTGTCACTGAACACCTCTCAGAAGTCAGTTTGCAGGAACCGCACGTTTCTGTAGAGAAACGCAGTCTAGGATACATGCACAATCTTCTCCTAAAGCGTCGCGCTAGAGGTTTTCACATGCAGGACCAGAATGTCGCCACGCATCTGATTAGGCACGCCATTGGCAGTAACGAGCATGGCGAACTTGAACAGGAGAAACTGGTGGCTATGCTAACCTTGCCGGAGGATTTATCCAGAATGTACAGAGATGACATTACAGTAACCGTCATCTTTTTTAACTCTAGCGCTATCGAAGCACACTATAAGGAGAATGAAAATAGATAG